The following are encoded together in the Gemmatimonadaceae bacterium genome:
- the treZ gene encoding malto-oligosyltrehalose trehalohydrolase, translating into MADPNTTVAAELPGWRHYPIGVEIAPDESVHVRVWAPQRSAVSFVELNRSGDTIVVSELEGEGNGYFSGSLSSAAAGTLYKFRLEGSGDFPDPISRFQPAGPHGPSQVVDARRFAWSDGGWRGPMLPGAVIYELHVGTFTREGTYAAAAAHLAELVDIGVSIIEMMPVAEFPGRFGWGYDGVSLFAPSHLYGAPDDLRAFVDAAHAHGLGVILDVVYNHLGPDGNYLKEFSKHYFKGNTEWGEALNFDGDESAAVRELFVMNAAYWIDEFHFDGLRLDATQQIFDTSTPHIVAVISECVRESARGRRTIVVAENEPQDAMLFRRRAQDGYGLDALWNDDFHHAATVALTGRDEAYYSGYRGTAQEFVSTAKYGFLYQGEWYRWQRARRGTPAFDVAPSQFINFIQNHDQVANSAFGIRVHRLTSPSRYRAMVALLLLLPQTPMLFQGQEFLASAPFLYFADHNPSLATLVRQGRAEFLGQFAHVATPEVTSRLTDPSSEETFVQCKLDWSERAEGGRACHLALVRDLIRLRRMDETLRGQAVKDPENRDGGVLSRAIDGAVVGERAFVLRYFGERRELDRLLVVNMGQRLQPEPLADPLVAPPRGMVWRVLWSSEDPVYGGCGTPALDSDNCGWVLPPESTVLLAAVAKAGAPPAPCLPTSEKEARTQWKARYETTAG; encoded by the coding sequence ATGGCAGATCCGAATACAACGGTCGCGGCAGAGCTCCCAGGGTGGCGACACTATCCCATCGGAGTTGAGATCGCACCCGATGAGAGCGTTCACGTTCGAGTGTGGGCGCCGCAGCGCTCCGCAGTCTCATTTGTGGAGTTGAACCGGTCTGGCGACACGATCGTGGTGTCGGAGCTCGAAGGTGAAGGCAACGGCTACTTCTCTGGGTCTCTATCGAGCGCAGCCGCAGGCACGCTTTACAAGTTTCGATTGGAGGGCAGCGGCGACTTTCCCGATCCGATCTCGCGCTTTCAACCCGCTGGCCCTCACGGCCCCTCGCAAGTCGTCGATGCGCGGCGCTTTGCGTGGAGTGATGGCGGGTGGCGCGGGCCGATGCTTCCCGGCGCGGTCATCTACGAGCTTCACGTGGGGACCTTCACGCGAGAAGGCACGTATGCCGCGGCGGCAGCGCATCTGGCGGAGCTGGTCGACATCGGCGTCAGCATCATCGAGATGATGCCCGTGGCGGAGTTCCCCGGTCGCTTCGGCTGGGGATACGACGGCGTGTCGCTCTTCGCACCGTCGCACCTGTACGGTGCTCCGGACGATCTCCGGGCGTTCGTCGACGCAGCGCACGCGCATGGTCTGGGCGTCATTCTCGACGTGGTTTACAACCACCTCGGTCCGGACGGTAATTACCTGAAAGAGTTTAGTAAACACTACTTCAAGGGCAACACTGAGTGGGGCGAGGCGTTGAATTTCGACGGCGACGAGTCAGCGGCGGTGCGCGAGCTGTTCGTGATGAACGCGGCGTACTGGATCGACGAATTCCACTTCGATGGGCTGCGGCTCGACGCTACACAACAAATCTTCGACACGTCGACGCCGCATATCGTCGCGGTCATCAGTGAGTGCGTGCGCGAGAGTGCGCGTGGCAGGAGGACGATCGTGGTCGCCGAGAACGAGCCGCAGGATGCGATGCTCTTTCGCCGGCGCGCGCAGGACGGCTATGGGCTCGATGCGCTCTGGAACGACGACTTTCATCACGCCGCGACGGTGGCTCTCACCGGGCGAGACGAAGCGTACTACAGCGGTTATCGCGGCACCGCGCAGGAGTTCGTCTCCACGGCGAAGTACGGATTTCTTTATCAAGGTGAGTGGTATCGCTGGCAGCGCGCACGTCGCGGCACGCCCGCGTTCGACGTCGCGCCGTCGCAGTTTATCAACTTCATACAGAATCACGATCAGGTCGCGAATTCGGCGTTCGGCATTCGCGTGCATCGATTGACGTCGCCCAGTCGTTATCGCGCGATGGTGGCGCTTTTGCTGTTGCTCCCTCAGACACCGATGCTCTTTCAGGGTCAGGAGTTTCTCGCATCGGCGCCGTTTCTCTATTTCGCCGATCACAATCCCAGCCTGGCCACGCTCGTGCGGCAAGGTCGCGCCGAGTTCCTCGGTCAATTCGCGCACGTCGCGACACCGGAGGTCACCTCGCGACTCACGGATCCCTCGAGCGAGGAGACCTTCGTGCAGTGCAAGCTGGACTGGTCGGAGCGAGCGGAGGGCGGTCGCGCGTGTCATCTCGCCCTCGTGCGGGATCTCATCCGACTGCGGCGCATGGACGAGACGCTCCGCGGTCAGGCCGTGAAGGATCCGGAAAACCGCGACGGCGGAGTGCTGTCGCGCGCCATCGACGGTGCGGTGGTCGGTGAGCGAGCCTTCGTCCTGCGCTACTTCGGCGAGCGGCGGGAGCTCGATCGACTCCTTGTCGTCAACATGGGCCAGCGTTTGCAGCCTGAGCCGCTCGCCGATCCGCTCGTGGCGCCACCTCGTGGAATGGTGTGGCGGGTGTTGTGGTCTTCGGAGGATCCCGTGTACGGGGGTTGCGGTACACCAGCGCTCGACAGCGATAATTGCGGCTGGGTACTTCCGCCGGAGTCTACCGTCCTGCTCGCGGCGGTGGCAAAAGCCGGAGCACCGCCAGCACCGTGTCTGCCGACATCCGAGAAAGAAGCCCGTACACAGTGGAAAGCCAGATATGAGACGACTGCTGGATAG
- a CDS encoding M28 family peptidase translates to MVLLCPRIAYAVVIAVAGVFSAPRVVSSQSAPTRELPLKHAPQPTAADITPSDLMTRLYIFSDDSMQGRRVGTEGHQRATAYIEREVRRLGLVPAGDSGGFFQNLPVFERTLAGDQTLAAGGTTFKPWIDYLPRDNGPNVRALNEAPVVFGGFWADTATRISPAAAARKFVVIAVPNGPDGQPQWQANRPQLTRYYLDAAGIAIASLDAMEPEARQALSEPSVDLQTPEPRVPELPAFMYLTRAMAESLLAGPIRGTAPGKLSGKTVSGSVRFSDTHAPARNVVAILPGSDRTLKGEYVAIGAHNDHIGLDHNPVDHDSLRAFNTVIRPGGADDPERAPKADETTRIRTILDSLRRIHSSRRDSIYNGADDDGSGSVALLEIAESLVNASVKPKRSILFIWHAGEEEGLWGSEYFTDHPTVPRDSIVTELNMDMIGRGRADDVKGGGPGYLQLIGSRRLSTELGDLVESVAKTEPTAFHLDYQYDANGHPQQYYCRSDHYEYARYGIPIVFFSTGGHRDYHQVTDEAEYIDYDQLARVATLVRDVAVRAANLDHRLVVDKRKPDPHGQCVQ, encoded by the coding sequence ATGGTTTTGCTTTGTCCCCGAATCGCTTACGCTGTGGTGATCGCGGTCGCTGGCGTTTTCAGCGCGCCGCGTGTCGTGTCCTCGCAGAGCGCACCGACGCGCGAACTGCCGCTCAAGCACGCTCCACAACCGACGGCCGCTGACATCACGCCGTCGGATCTCATGACGCGTCTGTACATCTTCTCCGATGATTCGATGCAGGGTCGTCGCGTTGGGACCGAAGGACATCAGCGCGCCACTGCCTACATCGAGCGCGAGGTACGTCGGCTGGGACTCGTCCCGGCGGGCGATAGCGGCGGATTCTTCCAGAATCTTCCTGTCTTCGAGCGCACGCTTGCCGGTGATCAGACGCTCGCCGCCGGCGGCACAACCTTCAAGCCATGGATCGATTATCTGCCGCGCGACAACGGGCCGAACGTCCGTGCGCTCAACGAGGCACCGGTGGTCTTCGGTGGGTTTTGGGCCGACACGGCGACTCGGATCTCTCCCGCGGCTGCTGCGAGAAAGTTCGTCGTCATCGCTGTGCCCAACGGACCGGATGGCCAGCCGCAGTGGCAAGCGAATCGACCACAGCTCACGCGCTACTACCTCGACGCGGCGGGCATCGCCATCGCCTCTCTCGACGCGATGGAACCGGAGGCACGTCAGGCGCTCTCCGAACCATCGGTCGACCTCCAGACACCGGAGCCGCGAGTACCCGAGTTGCCCGCCTTCATGTACCTCACGCGTGCGATGGCCGAATCGCTCCTCGCTGGGCCGATCCGAGGGACGGCACCGGGAAAACTGTCAGGGAAAACCGTCAGCGGATCCGTGCGTTTTAGCGATACGCACGCTCCGGCGCGCAACGTCGTCGCCATCCTGCCAGGATCGGATCGCACGCTCAAGGGCGAGTATGTCGCAATCGGCGCGCATAACGATCACATAGGCCTCGATCACAACCCTGTCGACCACGATTCGCTGCGCGCGTTCAATACTGTCATTCGTCCAGGCGGTGCCGACGATCCGGAGCGTGCGCCCAAGGCCGACGAGACGACGCGGATTCGCACGATTCTGGACAGCTTGCGCCGTATCCATTCATCGCGCCGCGACTCGATCTACAACGGCGCAGACGACGACGGCTCCGGGTCCGTCGCGCTCCTCGAGATTGCCGAGTCACTGGTGAATGCGAGCGTGAAGCCGAAGCGATCGATCCTCTTCATCTGGCACGCAGGGGAAGAAGAAGGTCTCTGGGGATCGGAATACTTCACCGATCATCCAACGGTGCCGCGCGATTCGATCGTGACCGAGCTCAATATGGACATGATCGGGCGCGGTCGCGCCGACGACGTGAAAGGGGGTGGACCCGGGTACCTCCAGCTCATTGGCTCGCGTCGCCTCTCGACGGAGCTCGGAGATCTTGTCGAGAGCGTCGCGAAGACGGAGCCGACGGCATTCCACCTCGACTATCAGTACGACGCGAACGGACATCCGCAGCAGTACTACTGCCGCAGCGATCACTACGAGTATGCGCGCTACGGCATACCGATCGTCTTCTTCTCTACCGGTGGTCATCGCGACTATCACCAGGTGACCGACGAGGCGGAGTACATCGATTACGACCAGCTCGCGCGCGTAGCGACGCTCGTGCGCGATGTCGCTGTGCGTGCGGCGAATCTCGATCATCGGCTCGTCGTCGACAAACGAAAACCCGATCCGCACGGCCAGTGCGTGCAGTGA
- a CDS encoding Re/Si-specific NAD(P)(+) transhydrogenase subunit alpha: MRISVPTETATREQRVALPPDSAGRLVKSGLEVVVQKGAGQHAGFRDEAYTAVGAQIIPDARSALTNAQVIVKVQPPTLDEIGQISEGTAVISLMRPGKHQEVATALAKRSVDSLALELVPRITRAQSMDVLSSQSTVAGYKAVLLGAAELGKFLPMLTTAAGNISPARVFVIGAGVSGLQAIATARRLGGVVSAFDVRPAAREQVQSLGATFVATELVSSSAETAGGYARAQTNEEQQRTLAAIAGHIKDVDLVITTAQIPGRPAPTLITSDMVKTMRAGAVIVDLAVESGGNCELSKPGETVHANDVAIMGPVNLPSSVPFHASQMFGRNILSLLQHLVKDGALVLDPSDEITGAMLLVHQGKVLK; encoded by the coding sequence ATGCGAATCAGCGTTCCAACTGAAACCGCCACTCGCGAACAGCGAGTGGCGCTGCCGCCGGATAGCGCGGGCCGCTTGGTGAAGTCGGGTCTCGAGGTAGTGGTGCAGAAGGGCGCAGGCCAACACGCTGGGTTTCGCGACGAGGCGTACACCGCAGTTGGCGCGCAAATCATCCCGGACGCGCGATCGGCGCTGACAAACGCGCAGGTGATCGTGAAGGTGCAGCCGCCGACCCTCGACGAGATCGGCCAGATCAGCGAGGGGACGGCGGTCATTTCACTCATGCGCCCCGGCAAGCACCAAGAGGTCGCTACAGCCCTCGCGAAGCGAAGTGTCGATTCGTTGGCGCTCGAGCTGGTTCCGCGTATCACGCGTGCGCAGTCGATGGATGTCCTGTCGTCGCAGAGCACCGTGGCCGGATACAAAGCCGTGCTCCTGGGAGCCGCGGAGTTGGGAAAGTTCCTGCCGATGTTGACGACGGCAGCCGGCAACATCTCGCCAGCTCGCGTGTTCGTGATCGGCGCGGGCGTTTCCGGGTTGCAAGCGATCGCGACGGCGCGCCGTCTCGGTGGGGTCGTTTCCGCATTCGACGTGAGACCGGCCGCGCGAGAGCAGGTGCAGAGCCTTGGCGCGACGTTCGTCGCTACGGAGTTGGTGAGCTCGTCAGCAGAGACAGCGGGCGGTTATGCGCGCGCGCAGACGAACGAGGAGCAGCAGCGTACCCTCGCCGCGATCGCGGGACACATCAAAGACGTCGATCTCGTGATTACGACGGCACAGATTCCCGGCCGGCCGGCGCCAACGCTGATCACGAGCGACATGGTGAAGACGATGCGCGCGGGAGCGGTGATTGTAGATCTCGCCGTCGAGTCGGGTGGCAATTGCGAGTTGTCGAAGCCGGGGGAAACGGTGCACGCGAACGACGTGGCGATCATGGGACCGGTGAATTTGCCGAGCAGTGTTCCTTTTCACGCAAGTCAGATGTTCGGTCGCAACATTCTGTCGCTACTGCAGCATCTGGTGAAGGATGGCGCGCTCGTGCTCGATCCGTCGGACGAAATCACCGGCGCGATGCTGCTTGTCCATCAGGGCAAAGTGCTCAAGTAA
- a CDS encoding serine/threonine-protein kinase, protein MSDETAARAVSGKNSRAAGAQTGDTTLGVSVIGSGGLARQPTPGEGEAVAIAKVCPQCGVEYDTASRFCPNDGTPLRPKGSADPFVGRVLAERYHMLKRLGEGGMGTVYLAEHVKMNRQCAVKVMNGALLSDSDSAQRFAREASNAARIIHPNVAAVFDYGETDGVVYLVMEYVEGVSLTRLLERETTLQPARAVDIAHQVAEALVAAHELGIVHRDLKPDNIIVAPGKNGRDIAKVVDFGIAKAVEEGPTESLTRTGLVIGTPEYMSPEQLLGDPVDARSDIYSLGCIFYQMLTGRRSFDEPTREQMIKRRLTERAPHARDLVPELPKTLDLIVARMLARAPQDRYATVAEVRDLLIPAIALEGGFDDPSWRPATTRSNPTVFIQAAEQPTQEMTPYPGVAAQRPLWRGRRAVGVAAIAVVAVGITATMVTRSMLNAREREQQARMLEQAAANKPAVPAVVFTAPPPTVAQLPTRTATAAAMRTADTGLPASKAASSGVSSELQQPIDSLKAAIESRLPSKMAEVYRNYDQDDQTKKYFRVIMDKADSVHVKSIVFQNSNVTRNAAQVNYRMIINVIANQSKMPTEVPSSWRADLVRDGPKQPWRIKQLTRHVVM, encoded by the coding sequence GTGAGCGACGAAACAGCAGCACGCGCGGTGAGCGGAAAAAACAGTCGTGCCGCCGGTGCACAAACCGGCGACACAACGCTTGGCGTGAGTGTCATTGGCTCGGGCGGCCTTGCGCGACAGCCGACTCCCGGTGAGGGAGAGGCGGTCGCCATCGCGAAGGTTTGCCCGCAATGCGGCGTCGAGTACGACACGGCCTCGCGCTTCTGCCCAAACGACGGGACTCCGCTCCGACCCAAGGGATCGGCAGATCCGTTCGTGGGCCGCGTTCTCGCCGAGCGCTACCACATGCTCAAGCGGCTTGGCGAAGGTGGTATGGGCACGGTGTATCTCGCCGAGCACGTCAAGATGAACCGCCAGTGCGCGGTGAAGGTCATGAATGGGGCGTTGCTCAGCGATTCCGATTCCGCGCAGCGATTCGCGCGCGAGGCATCGAATGCAGCGCGGATCATCCATCCAAACGTCGCGGCGGTGTTCGACTATGGGGAGACCGACGGCGTCGTCTATCTCGTCATGGAGTATGTCGAAGGTGTGTCTCTCACGAGGCTGCTCGAGCGGGAGACGACACTGCAACCTGCCCGGGCCGTCGACATCGCGCACCAGGTTGCCGAGGCATTGGTGGCAGCGCACGAGCTGGGCATCGTGCACCGGGACCTCAAGCCGGACAATATCATCGTCGCGCCGGGCAAGAATGGGCGCGATATCGCGAAGGTCGTCGATTTCGGCATCGCAAAAGCGGTGGAGGAAGGGCCGACGGAATCACTGACGCGCACTGGCCTCGTGATCGGCACGCCGGAGTACATGAGCCCCGAGCAGTTGCTGGGCGATCCGGTAGACGCTCGAAGCGACATCTACAGCCTCGGCTGCATTTTCTATCAAATGCTCACGGGCCGCCGCTCGTTCGACGAGCCGACTCGCGAGCAAATGATCAAGCGGCGCCTCACTGAGCGAGCTCCGCATGCGCGCGATCTCGTGCCCGAGTTGCCAAAGACGCTCGATCTCATCGTGGCGAGAATGCTCGCGCGAGCACCGCAGGATCGATACGCCACGGTGGCCGAAGTACGCGATCTGCTCATTCCTGCGATCGCGCTCGAGGGTGGCTTCGACGATCCGAGTTGGCGTCCGGCGACGACGCGCAGCAATCCGACGGTGTTCATCCAGGCCGCCGAGCAGCCGACGCAGGAGATGACGCCGTATCCGGGCGTCGCGGCGCAGCGACCGCTCTGGCGAGGTCGCCGCGCCGTGGGCGTGGCCGCGATTGCCGTCGTGGCCGTCGGTATCACGGCGACCATGGTCACGCGCAGCATGCTGAATGCGCGCGAACGTGAGCAACAAGCGCGGATGCTGGAGCAGGCAGCGGCAAACAAGCCCGCGGTACCGGCTGTCGTGTTTACGGCGCCGCCGCCGACGGTGGCGCAGTTGCCGACCAGGACCGCTACCGCAGCCGCGATGAGGACAGCCGATACTGGATTGCCAGCCAGCAAGGCAGCGAGCAGCGGCGTGTCGTCGGAGCTCCAGCAGCCGATCGATTCGCTCAAGGCCGCGATCGAGTCACGGCTTCCGTCGAAGATGGCAGAGGTCTATCGCAATTACGATCAGGACGATCAGACGAAGAAGTACTTCAGGGTGATCATGGACAAGGCCGACTCAGTCCACGTGAAGTCGATTGTGTTTCAGAATTCCAACGTGACGAGGAACGCGGCCCAGGTGAATTACCGGATGATCATCAACGTCATCGCGAACCAGTCGAAGATGCCCACGGAAGTTCCGTCGAGCTGGCGCGCGGATCTGGTACGCGATGGACCGAAGCAACCGTGGCGAATAAAGCAGCTCACGCGCCACGTCGTGATGTAG